The Acanthochromis polyacanthus isolate Apoly-LR-REF ecotype Palm Island chromosome 2, KAUST_Apoly_ChrSc, whole genome shotgun sequence genome contains a region encoding:
- the LOC110961167 gene encoding NAD(P)H dehydrogenase [quinone] 1-like isoform X2, protein MAQKTALIVFAHQNPASFNAAARDVAVQELKAQGYRVLVSDLYAMKFRPAATRDDVKGELKNPDQFEYGNETMLALKENRLSDDIVAEHQKIIEAELIIFQFPLYWFSVPAILKGWFDRVMTRSFAYSLAEMYNNPRFEEKKAMLSFSTGASQIMFQPDGFHGDINVVLWPLQNGILRFCGFQVLAPQIFYSPAHNPPAVRTSMLEGWRARLKGLMLEKPLSFPSVELFDLNSQDGFRLKPEVKKEQEKHKFGITTGHHLGKPLPPDNQTKAGSRK, encoded by the exons atGG CTCAGAAGACGGCTCTGATTGTTTTCGCTCACCAGAATCCGGCTTCGTTCAATGCGGCGGCCCGAGATGTGGCGGTTCAGGAGTTGAAGGCTCAGGGATACCGAGTCCTGGTGTCGGACCTGTACGCCATGAAGTTCAGACCCGCGGCCACGAGAGACGACGTTAAAG gTGAGCTGAAGAACCCGGACCAGTTTGAGTACGGAAATGAAACCATGCTTGCCTTGAAGGAGAACCGTCTCAGTGACGACATCGTAGCtgagcaccaaaaaataattGAAGCTGAACTCATCATCTTCCAG ttcCCGTTGTACTGGTTCAGTGTTCCTGCCATCCTGAAGGGTTGGTTTGATCGAGTAATGACTCGATCATTCGCTTATTCCCTGGCGGAAATGTACAACAACCCCCGTTTCGAG GAGAAGAAAGCGATGTTGTCCTTCAGCACTGGAGCCTCACAGATCATGTTTCAGCCGGACGGCTTCCACGGAGACATCAACGTCGTTCTGTGGCCTCTTCAG AATGGAATTCTGCGCTTCTGTGGATTCCAGGTTCTGGCTCCTCAGATCTTCTACAGTCCGGCTCACAATCCGCCCGCCGTCAGAACCTCCATGCTGGAGGGTTGGCGAGCTCGGCTCAAAGGGCTGATGTTGGAGAAGCCTTTGAGCTTCCCTTCCGTCGAGCTCTTCGACCTCAACTCACAGGACGGCTTCCGTCTGAAGCCCGAAGTGAAGAAGGAACAAGAGAAGCACAAGTTCGGCATCACGACGGGTCATCATCTGGGGAAACCGCTGCCGCCGGACAACCAGACCAAAGCAGGAAGCAGGAAGTAG
- the nqo1 gene encoding NAD(P)H dehydrogenase [quinone] 1 codes for AQKTALIVFAHQTPASFNATARDVAVQELSDQGYRVLVSDLYAMKFRAEATRDDIKGELKNPELFQYGDETMFAWMENQLSEDITAEQQKVTEAELIIFQFPLYWFSVPAILKGWFDRVLAQGFAFSLEKMYDNGVFKEKKAMLSFSTGASQTMFQPDGINGDINVVLWPLQNGILHFCGFQVLAPQIFYSPAHSPPAVRTSMLEGWRARLKGLMLEKPLSFAPCELFDLSFQAGFRLKPEVKKEQEKHKFGITTGHHLGKPLPPDNQTKAGSRK; via the exons GCTCAGAAGACGGCTCTGATTGTTTTCGCCCACCAGACTCCGGCTTCGTTCAACGCGACGGCCCGAGATGTGGCGGTTCAGGAGCTGTCGGATCAGGGATACCGAGTCCTGGTGTCGGACCTGTACGCCATGAaattcagagctgaggccacgaGAGACGACATTAAAG gTGAACTGAAGAACCCAGAGCTGTTTCAGTACGGAGATGAAACCATGTtcgcctggatggagaaccaacTCAGTGAGGACATCACAGCCGAGCAGCAGAAAGTGACTGAAGCTGAACTCATCATCTTCCAG TTCCCGTTGTACTGGTTCAGTGTTCCTGCCATCCTGAAGGGTTGGTTTGATCGAGTCCTGGCTCAAGGATTCGCCTTTTCCCTGGAAAAAATGTACGACAACGGAGTGTTCAAG GAGAAGAAAGCCATGTTGTCCTTCAGCACTGGAGCCTCACAGACCATGTTTCAGCCGGACGGCATCAACGGAGACATCAACGTCGTTCTGTGGCCTCTTCAG AATGGAATTCTGCACTTCTGTGGATTCCAGGTTCTGGCTCCTCAGATCTTCTACAGTCCGGCTCACAGTCCGCCCGCCGTCAGAACCTCCATGCTGGAGGGTTGGCGAGCTCGGCTCAAAGGGCTGATGTTGGAGAAGCCTTTGAGCTTCGCTCCCTGCGAGCTCTTCGACCTCAGCTTCCAGGCCGGCTTCCGTCTGAAGCCCGAAGTGAAGAAGGAACAAGAGAAGCACAAGTTCGGCATCACGACGGGTCATCACCTGGGGAAACCGCTGCCGCCGGACAACCAGACCAAAGCAGGAAGCAGGAAGTAG